The following coding sequences lie in one Candidatus Eremiobacterota bacterium genomic window:
- the recN gene encoding DNA repair protein RecN, with protein sequence MLRQLQIDDFGLIERAVVEFAQGATIFTGETGSGKTMLIGALDFALGSRAGADIVRRGAAKATVALTFEPGDALRDRLAFDGFELDDGELGTVVREMTEAGRSNLRLNGRAATAAYIREVRDGICEIVGQHEAQRLLSSAYHLVLLDRFAGEAALRLRDAVASAYADAERAKSALAELTSDERRARERYDDACFTVREIDEARLEPGEIDRLTERRAYLENVERIALGLRAAHDALEADDRGAGIGLGNASAALGSIAKFDAKLREMLDRVASLHADVIDLVADLSRALESAEYDPAELEAINVRIVTIERLRRKYGGDEQIATAATRAQQFVDEYEGRDRLAASLEAAAAASMRALAESAASLSAVRAKAAAKLSKRVRSELSDVALASGRFEVAIEPTERITAHGAERVEFLFAANAGEPPRALSRVASGGELSRVLLALVVVLADARDAASALVFDEIDAGIGGATATAVGARIGDLARRGQVICVTHLAALATWADRHYVLEKIERKTETTIVTRSIASRTEREAEIARMLSGESHDVALRHARALLGRKSNAAR encoded by the coding sequence ATGTTGCGGCAGCTGCAGATCGACGATTTTGGACTGATCGAGCGCGCCGTCGTCGAGTTCGCGCAGGGCGCGACGATTTTTACGGGCGAGACCGGTTCGGGGAAGACGATGCTCATCGGCGCGCTTGACTTCGCGCTGGGATCGCGCGCCGGTGCCGACATCGTTCGCCGGGGGGCGGCAAAGGCGACGGTCGCGCTGACGTTCGAGCCGGGCGATGCATTGCGCGATCGTTTGGCGTTCGACGGATTCGAGCTCGACGATGGCGAGCTCGGCACGGTCGTGCGCGAGATGACCGAGGCGGGCCGTTCGAACCTGCGCCTCAACGGGCGAGCAGCCACGGCTGCGTACATTCGGGAGGTACGCGACGGAATTTGCGAGATCGTCGGCCAGCATGAAGCGCAGCGATTGCTCAGCTCGGCCTATCATTTGGTTTTGCTGGATCGGTTCGCGGGTGAGGCGGCGCTGCGCCTGCGCGACGCAGTCGCGTCGGCGTACGCCGATGCCGAACGCGCCAAAAGCGCGCTTGCCGAGCTGACGTCCGACGAACGGCGCGCGCGCGAGCGTTACGACGATGCCTGTTTTACCGTGCGCGAGATCGACGAAGCGCGACTCGAGCCCGGCGAGATCGACCGGTTGACGGAACGCCGCGCCTACCTCGAAAACGTCGAACGAATTGCGCTCGGATTGCGCGCCGCGCACGATGCCTTGGAAGCCGACGATCGAGGCGCCGGCATTGGACTGGGGAACGCGAGCGCCGCGCTCGGCAGCATCGCAAAGTTCGACGCGAAGCTGCGCGAAATGCTCGATCGCGTTGCCTCGCTTCACGCCGATGTCATCGATCTCGTAGCTGACCTGTCGCGAGCGCTCGAGTCGGCGGAGTACGATCCGGCCGAACTGGAGGCGATCAACGTTCGGATCGTTACGATCGAGCGATTGAGACGAAAATATGGCGGCGACGAGCAAATTGCGACGGCCGCGACGCGGGCCCAGCAGTTCGTCGACGAATACGAAGGGCGCGACCGGCTGGCGGCGAGTCTCGAAGCAGCGGCCGCGGCCTCTATGCGTGCGCTTGCGGAGTCGGCCGCATCGCTCAGCGCGGTGCGCGCGAAGGCTGCGGCAAAACTCTCGAAACGCGTGCGCTCCGAATTGAGCGACGTTGCCTTGGCCTCGGGACGCTTTGAAGTTGCGATCGAGCCCACCGAACGCATAACCGCTCACGGTGCCGAACGTGTCGAGTTTCTCTTTGCCGCCAATGCCGGCGAGCCCCCGCGGGCACTCTCTCGCGTCGCCTCGGGCGGCGAGCTTTCCCGCGTCTTGTTGGCCTTAGTCGTCGTGCTCGCCGATGCGCGGGATGCGGCGTCGGCGCTGGTTTTCGACGAAATCGATGCCGGCATCGGGGGCGCCACCGCGACGGCCGTCGGTGCGCGCATCGGAGATCTAGCGCGCCGTGGACAAGTCATTTGCGTCACCCATCTCGCCGCCCTCGCGACATGGGCCGACCGGCACTACGTTCTCGAGAAGATCGAACGAAAAACTGAGACGACGATTGTTACGCGCTCGATCGCGAGCCGTACGGAACGTGAAGCGGAGATCGCGCGGATGCTATCGGGAGAATCGCACGATGTCGCGCTACGCCACGCGCGCGCCCTGCTCGGACGAAAATCCAACGCCGCTCGTTAA
- a CDS encoding NAD(+)/NADH kinase, which translates to MMPALENNVIALYVDTAREHARAIATRIAADFRERGFDVVDGPIAATASLLITVGGDGTLLRAARLAVDYDVPLLGINTGRLGFLTELDEDDPRLADLPGLVGRGLVIEERSALQAEYGERRFFALNDVVVRKGEVSRLVPFGLRVDEGASTQIAADGICVATPTGSTAYFLSAGGSLIAPSVAAFGVTPLLPHTLFSRPLIVPQSSRIEISSDLEAAQAHLECDGDVLSEVAPNSCVLIRCHPKRVQFARTAPLHFLERLEQKMLWGVSIKDPRR; encoded by the coding sequence ATGATGCCCGCGCTCGAGAACAATGTCATCGCGCTCTATGTCGATACGGCGCGCGAGCACGCGCGCGCGATTGCCACGCGAATCGCGGCCGACTTTCGCGAAAGGGGCTTCGACGTCGTCGACGGCCCAATTGCCGCGACGGCTTCACTGCTCATCACGGTCGGCGGCGACGGTACGCTCTTGCGAGCGGCGCGTCTCGCCGTCGACTACGACGTTCCGCTCCTGGGCATCAATACCGGCCGCTTGGGTTTCTTGACGGAACTCGACGAAGACGATCCGCGCCTTGCCGATCTACCCGGCTTAGTCGGGCGTGGCCTCGTCATCGAAGAACGCAGCGCATTGCAAGCCGAGTACGGCGAGCGCCGCTTTTTTGCTCTCAACGACGTCGTCGTACGCAAAGGCGAGGTATCGCGCCTTGTGCCGTTCGGCCTTCGAGTCGACGAAGGGGCCTCAACCCAAATCGCGGCCGATGGGATCTGCGTGGCGACGCCGACAGGCTCGACGGCGTATTTTCTCTCCGCCGGCGGCTCCCTGATTGCGCCGAGCGTCGCCGCTTTTGGAGTCACGCCGTTGTTGCCCCACACGCTTTTCTCGCGCCCGCTCATCGTGCCGCAGAGTTCGCGCATTGAAATAAGCTCCGATCTCGAAGCGGCGCAAGCGCACCTTGAGTGCGACGGCGACGTCCTGAGCGAGGTTGCGCCCAACTCCTGCGTTCTGATCCGCTGTCACCCCAAGCGCGTCCAGTTTGCGCGAACCGCGCCGTTGCATTTCCTCGAGCGGCTCGAACAAAAGATGCTGTGGGGCGTTTCCATCAAGGATCCTCGTCGTTAA
- a CDS encoding TlyA family RNA methyltransferase, with the protein MRGIAQKRAVADQRSHVRAKGRPWRPTRQERRPRRSDSVLKIRLDEAVAGREGVTRSRARSLIMEGRVRVAGVVVTKAGHSIATDANIDIEQPRRFVSRGGEKLDRALVAFDIDVRGLDALDVGASTGGFTDCLLQRGVARVTAVDVGYGQLDWRLRKDPRVRAIERTNFRTLPDDAFPGGFDLIVIDASFISVRTILARAVAYLRERGRIVALVKPQFEAGRGRVGGGGVVRDPQTHRDVLRSVRDLATALGLSAVALTPSPLRGAAGNREFLMELRRTGPPFADARVEAVLGEG; encoded by the coding sequence ATGCGAGGCATCGCTCAAAAGCGCGCAGTTGCAGATCAACGAAGCCATGTCCGAGCCAAAGGGCGGCCCTGGCGGCCAACGCGGCAAGAGCGACGACCTCGACGATCAGATTCCGTTTTGAAGATTCGCCTCGATGAGGCGGTGGCCGGGCGCGAGGGAGTCACGCGCTCGCGGGCCCGCAGCCTCATCATGGAGGGGCGCGTCCGCGTCGCGGGCGTTGTCGTGACGAAAGCGGGACATAGCATTGCAACAGACGCGAACATCGACATCGAACAACCGCGACGCTTCGTGAGCCGCGGTGGCGAAAAGCTGGATCGCGCGCTCGTCGCATTCGACATCGACGTCCGCGGACTCGACGCGCTCGACGTCGGAGCGTCGACCGGAGGATTCACCGATTGCCTCTTACAGCGCGGAGTTGCCCGCGTCACGGCGGTTGACGTGGGATATGGCCAGCTTGACTGGCGCCTGCGCAAGGACCCGCGCGTCCGCGCGATCGAACGCACGAACTTTCGAACGCTTCCCGACGATGCGTTTCCCGGCGGCTTCGACCTGATCGTCATCGATGCGTCGTTTATCTCGGTTCGCACCATCCTGGCACGGGCAGTCGCGTATTTGCGCGAGCGCGGGCGGATCGTCGCCCTGGTGAAGCCGCAGTTCGAAGCCGGGCGCGGGCGCGTTGGCGGCGGAGGCGTCGTTCGTGACCCACAGACACACCGCGACGTCCTACGTTCGGTTCGCGACCTTGCCACGGCGCTCGGCCTTTCGGCGGTCGCACTAACGCCGTCGCCGTTGCGCGGGGCGGCCGGCAATCGCGAGTTTCTGATGGAGCTGCGGCGCACCGGCCCCCCGTTCGCTGACGCACGAGTCGAGGCGGTCCTCGGCGAAGGCTAG
- the xseA gene encoding exodeoxyribonuclease VII large subunit, which yields MKLFEDSAALAPITVSQFSERLRRWLDKRPELQHIAIAGEISGWKPQPSGNVFFSLKDDRAILRCFAYGSDAKRFPRLCDGIAVVATGAIGIWERSSEYQLRVTHVDPVGVGAIAAKVEALRKRLQLEGLFERARKRELLRFPRRVALVSARGKGADDFETTLGEKSPNVAVTFIETRVQGAGAEIDIADAIDRASRESVDAIVLLRGGGSYEDRYPFNTEPVVRAIVRSRHPVVTAIGHTGDRHLADEVADAVFKTPTAAAEYIAGSWAEVTGRMKRQREALARAIEQLVVRAAQRRDSSNQALSVAIETRVSGWRQRLLALEARIERQNPRHRLAARETRLTTAAVKFEAAQERIISKGTNALALAYSCLAAVDPEAPLERGYAIVTSAGRALRDAREVSPGDGIEAQLHRGRLAANVERVMSHE from the coding sequence GTGAAGCTCTTCGAAGACTCGGCCGCGCTTGCGCCGATAACCGTTTCACAGTTCTCGGAACGTCTGCGGCGCTGGCTCGACAAACGTCCGGAACTCCAACACATCGCCATCGCCGGCGAAATATCCGGTTGGAAGCCGCAGCCGAGCGGAAACGTCTTTTTTAGCCTCAAGGACGATCGTGCAATCCTGCGCTGCTTTGCCTATGGGAGCGACGCAAAGCGATTCCCGCGCCTGTGCGACGGCATCGCGGTGGTCGCAACCGGAGCAATCGGCATTTGGGAACGCAGCAGTGAGTATCAGCTGCGCGTGACCCACGTCGATCCCGTCGGCGTGGGTGCGATCGCCGCGAAGGTGGAAGCGCTGCGAAAACGGCTGCAGCTCGAGGGCCTCTTCGAGCGCGCACGCAAGCGCGAGCTGCTTCGCTTTCCTCGGCGCGTAGCGCTCGTATCGGCTCGCGGAAAAGGCGCCGACGATTTCGAGACGACGCTTGGCGAGAAATCGCCCAACGTTGCGGTCACGTTCATCGAGACGCGCGTTCAAGGCGCGGGTGCGGAAATCGATATCGCCGATGCGATCGACCGCGCTTCGCGCGAGAGCGTCGACGCGATCGTACTTCTACGCGGCGGCGGCTCGTACGAAGATCGTTACCCGTTCAACACCGAACCGGTCGTTCGCGCGATCGTGCGCTCGCGCCATCCCGTGGTAACCGCGATCGGTCACACCGGCGACCGCCACCTCGCCGACGAGGTTGCCGATGCGGTCTTCAAGACGCCGACTGCCGCGGCCGAGTATATCGCCGGGTCATGGGCCGAGGTCACCGGCCGCATGAAGCGCCAGCGCGAGGCACTCGCTCGCGCAATCGAGCAACTCGTCGTACGCGCTGCGCAGCGCCGCGATTCGTCAAATCAAGCCCTGAGCGTCGCAATCGAAACGCGCGTCTCGGGGTGGCGACAACGATTGCTCGCGCTCGAGGCTCGGATCGAGCGGCAAAATCCGCGGCATCGCCTTGCCGCGCGCGAAACGCGGCTAACGACCGCCGCGGTAAAATTCGAAGCCGCGCAAGAACGCATCATCTCAAAAGGCACGAACGCGCTCGCGCTTGCCTACAGTTGCCTGGCCGCCGTCGATCCCGAAGCGCCACTCGAGCGCGGTTACGCAATCGTAACCTCTGCAGGGCGCGCGCTTCGCGACGCACGTGAAGTTTCGCCCGGCGATGGAATCGAGGCGCAACTGCATCGCGGGAGGCTCGCGGCAAATGTCGAACGAGTGATGTCCCATGAGTGA